Proteins encoded together in one Pantoea sp. CCBC3-3-1 window:
- a CDS encoding protealysin inhibitor emfourin: MKNLPKLSDDAVIDVAREGGFAYIPKLAGARRFALAQLDPPEREHVCSVLRRALPLGEPAGEQSCVGRGDQRYYRVEISYATPNQIGSIVIVIPEDQAPPELVQLWKEGQ, from the coding sequence ATGAAAAACCTTCCGAAACTGAGCGATGACGCGGTAATTGACGTGGCACGCGAAGGCGGCTTTGCTTATATCCCTAAACTGGCTGGCGCAAGACGTTTCGCGCTGGCACAGCTGGATCCTCCCGAGCGGGAACACGTTTGTAGCGTGCTGCGACGTGCATTGCCTTTGGGTGAACCTGCGGGAGAGCAAAGTTGTGTCGGAAGAGGCGATCAGCGCTATTACCGTGTTGAAATCAGCTACGCTACTCCCAATCAGATCGGCAGTATTGTCATCGTGATCCCGGAAGATCAGGCGCCTCCCGAGCTGGTTCAGCTCTGGAAGGAAGGTCAATAA